The nucleotide window CAGAAGTTCCTTTGTTGAATCAGGATACAGTTCCTCTACGGAATAGTTTTTGTTTCCGCTGGTACAGAGTTTTCCGTTTTTTTCACACAGGGTTTCAAACTGAATGTGCTCTACTGCAGCTCCGTTTATGGAAACTGTTGTCTTTGCAGGAACAGCAGTTTTCTGTCTGTCTTTGTAAATGCTGTAGGTTCCGGACGGAAGCCTTTTTTCCGTTAAAGGATTGTGGTATATGCCGTTGTCATCCTTCAGGGTAATGTTTGTGGCATAAAGCGGCAGTTCAGTTCCTGTACGGGGCATTGGAATGCGGGGATTTACAGCGTTTGAGTTTTTTGTATCTAGTACCTGGAATTCAAGGCAGCTGAGGCCTTCCTGCCAGCCTGAGTTTCCGCTTTTTCCGATAAAAGTTCCCGGTTCTACTTTCTGCGGAAGGTCTTTCTGTAAACTGTCTTCATCAAGATTGCCGTAAATGCACATAAGGTCGTCATCGTGGGCAATGAATACTGCATTTCCCAGGGTAGATTCAAACCAGCCGTAGTCATTTGTGTGTTCCCTGACTGTAAGCAGGAGTTCACCGTTCTGTACTGCTTTTATGTCTGAAATATCGTTAAAAATAAGTGAAGTGCTTATTGTTCCGCCTCTGAGCTGACCGAAGTAAGAAAAAAAAGAATCTGCGGCCGTTTCATTCTGAGGCCAGTCAAAGGAAGAAAATTCTCCGAATACACCTGATGCTGCAAAACCGGCTGTAAGAACTGCCATTGATATTATTTTTTTCATAGTATTCCGCCTGTCTGTACTGTTTATTTTTTAGAAACTGTAAGTCTTGAAATCTTACTGTTTCTTCCGATGTAGAAATTTTTGCCCCGCACCTGAATGAATGCGCATTCTGCTTCAAAGGAGAACTGTGAAGCGATATGGTTGTATTTTTCAAGAACGGTAACCGTGTATTTGCTGTCATTTTTACTGAGTACAAATACAAGGGACTCAGAAGAAGAT belongs to Treponema rectale and includes:
- a CDS encoding M23 family metallopeptidase, giving the protein MKKIISMAVLTAGFAASGVFGEFSSFDWPQNETAADSFFSYFGQLRGGTISTSLIFNDISDIKAVQNGELLLTVREHTNDYGWFESTLGNAVFIAHDDDLMCIYGNLDEDSLQKDLPQKVEPGTFIGKSGNSGWQEGLSCLEFQVLDTKNSNAVNPRIPMPRTGTELPLYATNITLKDDNGIYHNPLTEKRLPSGTYSIYKDRQKTAVPAKTTVSINGAAVEHIQFETLCEKNGKLCTSGNKNYSVEELYPDSTKELLARIPLTPGKNTVGITITNILRENKNYFFPLDIY